One Paraburkholderia aromaticivorans genomic region harbors:
- a CDS encoding glycosyl hydrolase, with product MLKRSSAIVIVFTGIAISLTIVTLVHLKETKWSDFILESARPANRPSYVPVAAAPQIPCPTGRTGVFYGIVGHVQQGGVYAARSFNAQISQLRDLGVTIYAQDVGDKAAAENVARLARVAAAQCVGILPLIITPDVQANLNESMAYAQGRKLGFDAATALKGLVSHYQVGNEFDNDVILNGASGDYPSHYDNAKYRKARGAIRGMIDGIKEVQPSARILLGSLSWLHYGFSDMLSDGTEPDGARDTTKVVEWDITAWHWYSEMSPSRASWLPQVDILKHVLTHLSTQYQKPIWITEFGVRPDYSDGEPGAYLVGQDGLGGFVADAKKYGIQNVTLYQLYDQPDEKYGLIEGDGITQKRRFAQVKSFIAAHPMP from the coding sequence ATGTTGAAACGATCATCCGCTATTGTTATTGTCTTTACTGGAATAGCAATCAGTCTCACCATTGTCACTCTTGTTCATTTGAAGGAAACCAAATGGTCGGACTTCATTCTGGAAAGCGCACGGCCTGCGAATAGGCCTTCCTACGTTCCGGTCGCGGCTGCGCCGCAGATTCCATGTCCCACCGGGCGCACGGGTGTTTTCTATGGAATCGTTGGCCATGTCCAGCAGGGTGGTGTCTATGCGGCGCGCAGCTTCAATGCGCAGATCTCCCAGCTACGGGATCTTGGCGTGACTATATACGCACAGGACGTGGGGGACAAAGCCGCAGCGGAGAATGTCGCGCGTCTTGCGCGTGTGGCGGCGGCGCAGTGCGTCGGCATACTGCCGTTGATCATTACGCCGGACGTGCAGGCCAATTTGAACGAATCAATGGCTTATGCTCAAGGTCGCAAACTCGGATTCGACGCGGCTACGGCGTTGAAAGGGCTGGTTTCGCACTATCAAGTGGGTAACGAATTCGACAACGACGTGATTCTCAACGGCGCGAGCGGCGACTATCCGTCCCATTACGATAATGCAAAGTACCGGAAGGCGCGCGGCGCGATTCGCGGCATGATAGACGGCATCAAGGAGGTCCAGCCGTCTGCCCGGATACTGCTGGGCTCGCTAAGCTGGCTGCACTATGGTTTTTCTGACATGCTGAGCGACGGTACTGAACCGGATGGGGCGCGGGATACCACAAAAGTAGTGGAGTGGGATATCACAGCTTGGCACTGGTACTCCGAAATGAGTCCAAGCCGGGCTTCGTGGCTACCGCAAGTCGACATCCTGAAACATGTACTGACGCATCTAAGTACGCAATACCAAAAGCCAATCTGGATTACGGAATTCGGCGTGCGACCGGATTATTCTGACGGGGAACCTGGAGCATACCTGGTTGGACAGGACGGACTAGGCGGTTTCGTTGCGGACGCAAAAAAATATGGAATCCAAAATGTTACGCTCTATCAGTTATACGATCAGCCGGATGAAAAATACGGCCTGATCGAAGGTGATGGCATTACACAAAAACGGCGTTTCGCACAGGTGAAGAGCTTTATCGCGGCACACCCGATGCCTTAA
- a CDS encoding glycosyltransferase family 4 protein translates to MSSRALENAIDSLTGPEDFVYNGRFTGQKTTGVQRVARELIVAMTQLPEIKNVTVVVPPGDKILPVDGAKTVKIGFGKGVFWEQLVLPLFAGRRRIVNLSNSGSIFRPRQVIFMHDAAVFDTPAHFSLRFRAWYRIMFWILARTSSCIVTNSDFSRQRLAHHCGVSASRIGVVPLGADHLDALEPETSVLGENTLTSNQFVLAVSNLNPTKNFARIVEAFRQVNDPSLDLVIVGMKNPIFGKIDDISNIAPNIKYVGYVSDSKLKALYQHARCFVYPSIYEGFGIPPLEAMKNGCPTLVASAAALPEVCGEASLYCDPYSSDDIADKLKSLLYSSELRADLKHRGYLHASKYRWQTSAQILLRALEKL, encoded by the coding sequence ATGTCTTCACGTGCATTGGAAAACGCGATTGACTCACTTACCGGGCCGGAAGATTTTGTCTACAACGGGAGATTTACGGGTCAGAAGACGACCGGAGTACAACGCGTTGCGCGAGAACTTATTGTTGCGATGACGCAACTCCCGGAAATCAAGAATGTAACTGTCGTCGTCCCGCCCGGCGACAAAATATTGCCCGTCGATGGCGCAAAGACCGTCAAGATTGGCTTCGGCAAAGGGGTTTTCTGGGAGCAGTTAGTGCTCCCCCTATTTGCCGGGCGGCGCCGAATCGTCAACCTGAGTAATTCAGGATCGATATTCCGCCCTCGCCAGGTCATTTTCATGCACGACGCGGCCGTATTCGACACGCCCGCCCATTTCTCCCTACGCTTCCGTGCATGGTATCGGATCATGTTCTGGATTCTTGCGCGCACGTCGAGTTGCATCGTGACCAACTCTGACTTTTCTCGCCAACGCCTAGCCCATCATTGCGGCGTGTCCGCTTCGCGAATCGGCGTCGTCCCGCTCGGCGCCGATCACCTTGACGCCTTGGAACCCGAGACAAGCGTCCTGGGCGAAAATACCTTAACGTCGAATCAGTTCGTACTAGCGGTCAGCAATCTCAATCCGACCAAGAATTTCGCGCGAATTGTCGAAGCGTTTCGTCAGGTCAATGATCCTTCGCTCGACCTTGTCATCGTTGGCATGAAGAACCCGATCTTCGGCAAGATTGACGACATCTCCAACATTGCCCCCAACATCAAATATGTCGGATATGTGAGCGACAGCAAGTTAAAGGCGCTCTATCAACATGCGCGCTGCTTCGTTTATCCGTCAATCTACGAAGGATTTGGAATCCCGCCGCTCGAGGCAATGAAAAATGGCTGCCCTACCCTGGTGGCCAGCGCGGCCGCGTTGCCCGAAGTTTGCGGCGAGGCCTCGCTCTATTGCGACCCGTACTCTTCGGACGACATCGCCGACAAATTGAAATCATTGCTTTATTCCAGCGAACTCAGAGCGGACCTTAAGCACCGAGGCTATCTTCACGCGAGCAAGTACCGCTGGCAAACCAGCGCGCAAATCCTGCTGCGCGCCTTGGAAAAGCTTTGA
- a CDS encoding glycosyl hydrolase, whose protein sequence is MDTRTNCMVFWKLADYLNPQFLLFAILTTMHNTQLSSTKLRPNNPLRRTRVNSILSSHKVRLLGAAIVGSVLLAACGGGSDSSSDAAAVANRAKRNPSAPATTTPATPTTPTTPTSNGKIFYGVNGHLQQGGAYGTSSPQTQLAQLQDLGITMYRSDVSDKAAATALAQFSTTMAAGGVTVYPVLLIAPQEYANETASYNAGYALGQQVASAMHASYYEVGNELEADALAGNYDGTFSTDYTNSKFMLARGAIRGMIDGIKSVDTQGKIVMGAGTWLHWGFDQMLAQGTQPDGTGGHPVVSWDVTAWHWYNEYDDIQNICGGSGCYNVLSKLQAFGKPIWLTEYGVRPWTATNAQAATYLTGNMMMAEYASVASTYNLQSIQMYELYDDPAGAYGLLQSDGKTKKAQYTSVKSFIASHPM, encoded by the coding sequence TTGGACACCCGCACGAATTGCATGGTGTTCTGGAAACTCGCCGATTATTTGAACCCTCAATTTTTATTATTCGCAATCCTAACAACCATGCATAACACTCAACTAAGCAGTACTAAATTACGACCGAATAATCCTCTGCGCCGCACGCGCGTCAACAGCATCCTGTCGTCGCATAAGGTGCGTCTTCTTGGCGCCGCGATTGTCGGCAGCGTCCTCCTCGCAGCTTGCGGCGGTGGCAGCGACTCTTCGAGCGACGCAGCGGCAGTGGCCAACAGGGCGAAGCGCAACCCGTCGGCGCCTGCAACGACAACACCGGCAACGCCGACAACACCGACAACACCGACGTCGAATGGCAAGATTTTTTACGGCGTCAACGGCCACCTCCAGCAAGGCGGTGCCTACGGCACGTCCAGCCCGCAAACCCAGTTGGCGCAGCTTCAAGATCTCGGAATAACGATGTATCGCAGCGACGTTTCCGACAAGGCGGCTGCGACGGCACTTGCACAGTTTTCGACCACTATGGCTGCCGGAGGCGTCACTGTGTATCCGGTGCTCCTCATCGCGCCGCAGGAGTACGCGAATGAAACCGCGTCCTACAACGCTGGATATGCGCTCGGTCAGCAAGTAGCCTCAGCAATGCACGCGTCGTACTACGAGGTCGGCAACGAACTTGAAGCGGACGCCCTCGCCGGCAACTACGACGGCACCTTCTCGACCGATTACACCAACAGCAAATTCATGCTTGCGCGTGGCGCAATCCGCGGCATGATCGACGGCATCAAGTCCGTTGACACGCAAGGAAAAATTGTCATGGGCGCGGGAACCTGGCTGCACTGGGGATTCGACCAGATGCTCGCGCAGGGCACGCAACCGGATGGCACGGGTGGTCATCCCGTCGTTTCCTGGGACGTGACGGCGTGGCACTGGTACAACGAGTATGACGATATTCAGAACATCTGCGGTGGGTCGGGCTGCTACAACGTGCTGTCCAAGCTTCAGGCGTTCGGCAAACCGATCTGGTTGACCGAATATGGCGTTCGCCCCTGGACGGCCACGAACGCGCAAGCTGCGACCTATCTGACCGGCAATATGATGATGGCAGAATACGCGTCGGTGGCTTCGACTTACAACCTGCAATCTATCCAGATGTACGAACTGTACGACGATCCTGCAGGCGCGTACGGACTGCTTCAGAGTGATGGCAAGACGAAAAAGGCGCAGTACACGAGCGTAAAGTCCTTTATCGCGTCGCACCCGATGTAA
- a CDS encoding glycosyltransferase, whose product MRIVHVVESTATGTLSVVCMISNRLASEGHEVYVVFSKRSETPDNLPSLFHPNVHLRQFQMKGRPVTSILFGLRRELNSLRPDIVHLHSSFAGFLGRLSTISSLKSAKFFYSPHCISFMRSDVSRLKKTCFIGLEALACLKKSTYVACSESERAIVRRYLRTQVVLVENALDKHVATDHLAASTHERTRPSRCVVTVGGIRRQKNPELFAEIARLFKRQGVEFVWIGDGDEAAKKVLGEANVTVTGWLSRSVALERVKSAEVYLSTSSWEGMPISIIEAMALGTPIVASGCPGNIDVLSHARTGMIFNSAKEAVASLTRMMDDDDFRIAIAERAQDEVGKRFSEDRFFDDVTALYETQMT is encoded by the coding sequence ATGAGAATCGTTCATGTTGTCGAATCGACAGCTACCGGCACGCTCTCGGTGGTATGCATGATCTCGAATCGTCTGGCGAGTGAGGGTCACGAAGTCTACGTAGTATTTTCCAAGCGCAGCGAAACGCCCGACAATTTACCCTCCCTCTTTCATCCGAACGTCCACTTGCGGCAATTTCAGATGAAAGGCCGGCCGGTGACCAGCATCCTGTTCGGATTGCGTCGCGAGCTCAATAGTTTGCGCCCGGACATCGTTCACCTGCACTCGTCGTTTGCGGGATTCCTCGGACGACTGTCAACCATCTCCTCTTTGAAATCGGCCAAGTTCTTTTACAGTCCGCATTGCATTTCTTTCATGCGCTCGGACGTCTCCAGGCTAAAAAAAACATGTTTCATCGGACTCGAGGCGTTGGCCTGCCTGAAGAAATCCACGTATGTCGCATGCTCCGAGAGTGAACGCGCAATCGTACGACGCTACTTGCGCACGCAAGTGGTACTGGTCGAGAACGCGCTCGACAAACACGTGGCAACAGATCACCTGGCTGCTTCGACTCACGAGCGCACCCGTCCGTCCAGATGCGTCGTGACCGTCGGCGGAATCAGACGACAGAAGAACCCCGAATTGTTCGCGGAAATCGCACGTCTTTTCAAACGACAAGGTGTCGAATTCGTCTGGATCGGCGATGGTGACGAAGCCGCAAAGAAAGTACTCGGTGAGGCGAACGTCACGGTCACCGGCTGGCTCAGCCGGTCGGTGGCGCTGGAAAGGGTTAAAAGCGCAGAAGTCTACCTGTCCACTTCCTCGTGGGAGGGGATGCCCATTTCTATCATCGAAGCCATGGCGCTCGGAACACCGATCGTTGCCTCGGGTTGCCCAGGGAACATCGACGTTCTTAGTCACGCCCGGACCGGCATGATCTTCAATAGCGCCAAAGAGGCTGTGGCCTCGCTAACTCGGATGATGGACGACGACGACTTTCGGATCGCCATTGCTGAGCGCGCGCAAGACGAAGTAGGTAAGCGTTTCAGCGAAGACCGCTTCTTCGATGACGTGACCGCGCTTTATGAAACGCAGATGACGTAA
- a CDS encoding sugar transferase: protein MALVGKVSESVSKEVNPFDTRYEGRSHADHPEMGDRDFSAPHMDSASEFSRGEESFSADVSADSATSPLACRALSAANDPDIPTRKSDVTKRVLDIFGASALLLVLLPIFLVIGCVVLSDGGSAFFGHPRVGRGGRSFRCFKFRSMVPKADVVLAELLATDASAREEWNRDFKLKKDVRITSVGRFLRKTSLDELPQLWNVLSGDMSLVGPRPIVNKELERYGADAHYYLSVRPGVTGLWQVSGRNNVDYATRVALDVSYVKRRSTLLDISILLRTFKVVFDGSGAY from the coding sequence ATGGCTTTAGTCGGCAAGGTATCGGAGTCAGTGTCAAAGGAAGTCAATCCTTTCGATACCCGCTACGAAGGTCGTTCGCACGCCGACCATCCTGAAATGGGCGATCGCGACTTTTCAGCTCCGCATATGGATAGCGCATCCGAATTCAGTCGCGGCGAAGAATCCTTTTCTGCGGACGTGTCAGCAGATTCCGCCACAAGTCCCCTGGCTTGCCGTGCGTTGTCGGCGGCGAACGACCCTGACATTCCGACAAGGAAAAGTGACGTCACGAAACGCGTTTTGGATATTTTCGGCGCGTCAGCCTTGCTCCTTGTCCTGCTGCCGATTTTTCTCGTAATAGGTTGCGTCGTACTGAGCGACGGAGGCTCGGCTTTCTTTGGTCATCCGCGCGTTGGACGAGGCGGACGATCGTTCCGCTGTTTTAAATTCCGCTCCATGGTACCGAAGGCCGACGTCGTTCTCGCCGAACTCCTTGCCACCGACGCCAGCGCGCGTGAGGAATGGAATCGCGATTTCAAACTGAAGAAGGATGTCCGCATCACGTCCGTCGGCCGGTTTCTGCGCAAGACGAGCCTTGACGAGCTTCCTCAACTCTGGAATGTCCTTAGCGGCGACATGAGCCTGGTTGGCCCCCGACCTATCGTCAACAAGGAGTTGGAGCGGTATGGGGCCGACGCCCACTACTACCTGTCGGTCAGACCTGGAGTGACAGGATTGTGGCAGGTCAGTGGACGAAACAATGTCGATTATGCGACGCGAGTGGCGCTCGACGTCTCCTATGTGAAGCGACGTTCAACGTTACTCGACATCAGCATTCTGCTGCGCACGTTCAAGGTTGTTTTTGACGGAAGCGGAGCGTATTGA
- a CDS encoding acetoacetate--CoA ligase, with protein MNRVDLPGRSFAPDRSTVHTPVYASTVEQVDASQITAFSTFLRTHTGRSFRDDEALHDFSVREFRTFWQCFVQWSSGLEWSGDVEPVCLGDDCEHASFFPRMQLNYADNLLAVSAAQADAPALTACHADGRRIHLTRAELRERVARLAQALSELGLAEGDRVVGVLRNDADAIVAALAVVALGATLSTAAPEMGVDAICDRFMPLAPRMLIAHTAARTFDTGASVASRISDLAAALPSLQDVVCLDEGTLPSTVTQPVHSLTKLLDAGDADRFVWRRFPFNHPLFIMFSSGTTGKPKSIVHGAGGTLLEHLKEHRLHTDLRPGDRLYFHTSCAWMMWNWQLSALASGVEIVTYDGPISTVDTLWRLVAQERVTVFGTSPAYLKMCEEAGLECGTEFDLGALRAMLSTGAILFDAQFEWVRAHVKALQLQSISGGTDILGCFVLGNPNLPVYAGKAQYKSLALDVQAWERGGRSDGVGQLVCVNPFPSRPLGFFGDKDGTAFHTAYFASNPGVWTHGDLISFSPDGGARMHGRSDGVLNVRGINVGPAEIYRVLNDIPEIREALVVEQRVRDTAGNQSVPDDFESRVVLLLVLTDGAVLNGSLAARVRRDLARRASPAHVPDRIIAVDALPATHNGKLSEVAARNAVNGLPIGNAEALRNPECLESIRRHPALNLATRELPPVGESREQLEAHLQAQWEKLLGVAPIGRDDNFFDLGGHSLLATRLLAEVRQSTGRAIPFTMLMIAPTIARLATLICDDALPPSSPTLVPVRAGTGLPLFLMHSASGSVMECLALIGALNSPRPVYGLLARGLDGEQPAQLRVEDMASSYIEQMRTVQPKGPYALAGYSFGGLLAFEVAQQLRRAGERIELLFMLDTYVDQHCLPWMARLQRRAGSARSHWQALRTLPVARLPGYLNDRFAGVMDHLRMRAGLMARRPQGYSPAMPPLLRHMRETTRVAMAAYRPKPYDAGPIIYVRGAVAQNGHGDPVLLWRRIARAGLVVTEVAGGHADLIVEPSVQFVAAELDRGLASL; from the coding sequence ATGAATCGAGTCGACCTACCCGGCCGATCGTTTGCGCCTGACCGCTCGACGGTGCACACACCTGTCTACGCGAGTACGGTTGAGCAAGTAGATGCATCGCAAATAACAGCGTTCAGCACTTTCCTGCGGACCCACACAGGTCGCTCCTTTCGCGATGACGAAGCGCTCCACGATTTCTCCGTGCGAGAGTTCCGAACTTTCTGGCAATGCTTCGTGCAGTGGTCGTCCGGACTCGAATGGTCGGGCGATGTGGAGCCGGTCTGCCTGGGCGACGACTGCGAACACGCGAGCTTTTTCCCGCGGATGCAGTTGAATTACGCGGACAATCTGCTAGCGGTGTCAGCGGCGCAAGCCGACGCACCTGCATTGACTGCCTGCCACGCCGATGGTCGCCGTATCCACCTCACCCGCGCGGAACTGCGCGAGCGTGTGGCGCGCCTCGCGCAGGCGCTGTCGGAGTTGGGACTGGCTGAGGGTGACCGCGTGGTTGGCGTTCTGCGCAACGACGCGGATGCGATCGTTGCCGCATTGGCCGTCGTGGCCCTCGGCGCAACATTGTCGACTGCGGCGCCGGAGATGGGTGTCGACGCGATCTGCGATCGCTTCATGCCGCTCGCGCCACGTATGCTGATCGCACACACCGCCGCGCGGACGTTCGACACTGGCGCCTCGGTTGCAAGCAGAATTTCGGATCTGGCGGCCGCGTTGCCATCGCTACAAGATGTCGTGTGCCTCGACGAGGGGACTTTGCCGAGTACGGTGACGCAGCCGGTCCATTCGCTCACCAAACTGCTCGACGCCGGCGATGCCGACCGCTTCGTGTGGCGGCGGTTCCCATTCAACCATCCACTGTTCATCATGTTTTCGTCGGGAACCACCGGCAAGCCGAAGTCCATTGTCCATGGGGCCGGGGGCACGCTGCTCGAGCACCTGAAGGAGCATCGTCTGCACACGGACCTGCGGCCAGGCGACCGACTGTATTTCCACACGAGTTGTGCCTGGATGATGTGGAACTGGCAGCTGTCCGCATTGGCTTCCGGCGTCGAGATCGTGACATACGATGGCCCGATCTCGACGGTCGACACGCTATGGCGCCTCGTAGCGCAAGAGCGCGTCACGGTGTTCGGCACGAGTCCCGCTTACCTGAAAATGTGCGAGGAAGCGGGTCTGGAATGCGGCACGGAGTTCGACCTCGGCGCGTTGCGCGCGATGTTGTCGACCGGTGCCATATTGTTCGACGCGCAATTCGAATGGGTGCGCGCTCACGTGAAGGCGCTGCAACTGCAATCCATCTCGGGCGGCACGGACATTCTCGGCTGTTTTGTGCTCGGCAATCCGAATCTGCCTGTCTACGCTGGCAAGGCCCAATATAAGAGCCTTGCGCTCGACGTCCAGGCATGGGAGCGAGGGGGGCGCAGCGATGGCGTTGGCCAGCTCGTTTGCGTCAATCCGTTTCCCTCGCGTCCTCTCGGGTTCTTCGGCGACAAGGACGGGACGGCCTTTCACACGGCTTATTTCGCTAGCAATCCGGGTGTCTGGACGCACGGCGATCTGATCTCGTTTTCGCCGGACGGCGGCGCACGGATGCACGGCCGCTCCGACGGCGTGCTGAACGTGCGCGGCATCAATGTGGGTCCGGCTGAGATCTACCGGGTTTTGAATGATATTCCAGAAATCCGCGAGGCCCTGGTCGTCGAGCAGAGAGTGCGAGATACGGCCGGCAATCAATCGGTCCCCGACGATTTCGAGTCGCGCGTCGTGTTGCTGCTGGTGCTGACCGACGGCGCCGTGTTGAACGGTTCGCTCGCCGCCCGCGTGCGCCGCGACCTTGCGCGCCGCGCGTCGCCCGCGCACGTGCCGGACCGCATCATCGCAGTCGATGCTTTGCCGGCAACTCATAACGGCAAACTTTCCGAAGTCGCCGCGCGCAACGCGGTCAATGGCCTGCCGATCGGCAATGCGGAGGCGTTGCGCAATCCCGAGTGCCTCGAGTCGATCCGGCGTCATCCGGCGCTGAATCTGGCCACACGTGAATTGCCGCCTGTGGGGGAGAGCCGCGAGCAACTCGAGGCGCATTTGCAGGCGCAATGGGAGAAGTTGCTCGGTGTCGCGCCGATCGGTCGCGACGACAACTTCTTCGATCTCGGCGGTCATTCGCTGCTGGCAACGCGTTTGCTCGCCGAAGTCCGCCAGTCGACCGGGCGAGCGATTCCGTTCACCATGCTAATGATTGCGCCGACCATTGCGCGGCTCGCCACGCTCATCTGCGACGATGCGCTGCCGCCGTCTTCGCCGACCCTCGTGCCGGTGCGCGCCGGCACCGGCCTGCCGCTTTTCCTCATGCACAGCGCGAGCGGCTCGGTGATGGAATGCCTTGCGTTGATCGGCGCGCTGAATAGTCCGCGCCCGGTATATGGTCTGCTGGCGCGCGGTCTCGACGGTGAGCAGCCGGCGCAGTTGCGCGTCGAAGACATGGCGTCGAGCTACATTGAACAGATGCGCACCGTACAGCCAAAAGGGCCGTACGCGTTGGCGGGCTATTCATTCGGCGGGCTGTTGGCGTTTGAGGTCGCACAACAGTTACGACGCGCGGGCGAGCGGATCGAATTGCTTTTCATGCTCGACACGTACGTGGATCAACATTGCCTGCCGTGGATGGCTCGGTTGCAGCGGCGCGCGGGCTCTGCCCGCTCACACTGGCAAGCGCTGCGCACGCTTCCCGTGGCGCGGCTTCCCGGCTATCTGAATGACCGCTTCGCGGGCGTGATGGATCACCTGCGGATGCGCGCGGGGCTCATGGCGCGGCGACCCCAAGGCTATAGCCCCGCGATGCCGCCGCTACTGCGGCATATGCGCGAAACGACGCGGGTCGCGATGGCGGCCTATCGGCCCAAGCCCTACGACGCGGGACCGATCATCTATGTCCGTGGAGCGGTTGCGCAGAATGGACACGGCGACCCGGTGCTGCTTTGGCGGCGAATCGCGCGCGCCGGGCTGGTAGTGACGGAAGTCGCCGGCGGCCACGCCGACCTGATCGTCGAACCCAGCGTGCAGTTCGTGGCGGCGGAACTCGATCGCGGTCTTGCGAGCCTATGA
- a CDS encoding ABC transporter ATP-binding protein, which produces MLSIRNLHAGYGKVKVLHGISIDVPKASVVTLIGSNGAGKTTTMRAISGMIRPSAGEITMGVGADARRIDALESHRIARLGLAHSPEGRRVFATMSVTDNLMLGAFPRLTSARPRGDVKADLERAIEMFPRLKERRHQLAGTLSGGEQQMLAMARAIMMNPDLVLLDEPSMGLAPILVEEVFRIIGNLKSQGVTMLLVEQFAAAALNVADYGYVLENGRIAAHGPAAELRNDPSVKAAYLGASH; this is translated from the coding sequence ATGTTATCGATCAGAAATCTGCATGCGGGCTACGGCAAGGTCAAAGTGCTGCACGGCATTTCGATCGATGTGCCGAAGGCGTCTGTCGTCACGCTGATCGGCTCCAACGGCGCGGGCAAAACAACGACCATGCGCGCGATCTCCGGCATGATCCGGCCGAGTGCCGGTGAGATTACGATGGGCGTCGGCGCCGACGCAAGGCGCATCGACGCGCTGGAGTCACATCGCATCGCGCGGCTCGGACTCGCGCATTCGCCGGAAGGCCGGCGCGTGTTCGCGACCATGAGCGTGACCGACAACCTGATGCTCGGCGCGTTCCCGCGCCTGACGTCGGCACGGCCGCGCGGCGACGTGAAGGCCGATCTGGAGCGCGCGATCGAGATGTTTCCGCGGCTCAAGGAACGACGCCATCAACTGGCCGGCACGCTTTCCGGCGGCGAACAGCAGATGCTGGCCATGGCGCGCGCGATCATGATGAACCCCGATCTGGTCTTGCTCGACGAACCGTCGATGGGACTCGCGCCCATTCTGGTCGAAGAGGTATTTCGCATCATCGGGAACCTGAAGAGTCAGGGCGTCACCATGTTGCTGGTCGAACAGTTCGCCGCCGCGGCGCTCAATGTGGCCGATTATGGCTATGTGCTGGAGAACGGCAGGATCGCAGCGCATGGGCCCGCAGCGGAATTGCGCAACGATCCTTCGGTGAAAGCGGCGTACCTGGGGGCGAGTCACTGA